The sequence CGGGTGGAGCTGGTTCGCCACCGCCGGGGCTCTGGTCTACCCGCTCTACCTCCTGCACGAGGAGCTCGGCTGGGCGGTGATCCGCACCCTGTACGGGAAGCTGGGCGCCTGGCCGACCCTGGTGCTCACCGTCGCGCTGATGGTCCTGGCTGCCTGGCTGCTCCACCGCCTGGTCGAGAAGCCGTCCCAGCGGTGGCTGCGGACCCGGCTGGCGCGGGAGGCCCGGGACCGGGCCGAGCGAGGGACGGCGACGAGCCTGCCGGGGCCCGGCCGGACCGGGCGCTGACACCCTGCTCACAACAGCACCGAGCCCCCGACTGTACGACGCCGGGGGGCTCGGTGCTGCCGGGCGGTGTCAGCCGCCGATGACGACGCGGCGTACGCCCGCCCACTTCGCCGGGTCCGTGGTGCGGCGGCCGTCGACCAGGACGCGGACGTCCGGCAGGTCGGCGGCGGCGAGCTCGCGGTACTCGGCGTGGTCGGCCTGGAGGATCGCCGCCGTGACGGCCTGGTGGCTGTCGTGCGGGACGAGGCCCAGCGCGGTCAGCTCCTCCGGGGTGTACATGGGGTCCGAGACGAACGGCACCGCGCCGCGCGCCTTCAGGGCCTGGACGACGCCGAAGACGCCGGAGAACGCGGTCTCCTTGACGCCGCCGCGGTAGGCGGCGCCCAGCACCAGGACCCCGACGCCGTCCAGGTCGCCGTAGGCGGCGGCCAGCAGGTCGACGGCGTACGCGGGCATCGCGGCGTTGGCCTCGCGGGCCGAGCGGACGACGGTCGCCTCGGGGTCGTTCCACAGGTACATCCGCGGGTAGATCGGGATGCAGTGGCCGCCGACGGCGATGCCGGGCTGGTGGATGTGGCTGTAGGGCTGGCTGTTGCAGGCCTCGATGACCTTCTTGATGTCGATGTCGTTCCGGTCGGCGAACCGGGCGAACTGGTTGGCCAGGCCGATGTTGACATCGCGGTAGGTGGTCTCGGCGAGCTTCGCCAGCTCGGAGGCCTCCGCCGTGCCGAGGTCCCAGACGCCGTTGGCGCGGGGCAGGTCCTCGCGCTCGTCGAAGTCGAGGACGGCCTCGTAGAACGCGACGCCCGCCGCGGCGGACGCCTCGTCGATGCCGCCGACGAGCTTGGGGTAGCGGCGCAGGTCGGCGAAGACCCGGCCGGTCAGGACGCGCTCCGGGGAGAAGACCAGGTGGAAGTCCTCGCCCGGGGTGAGGCCGGAGCCCTCGGCCAGCATCGGCGCCCAGCGCGTACGGGTCGTGCCGACGGGCAGCGTGGTCTCGTAGCTGACCAGGGTGCCGGGCTTCAGGCCCGCCGCGATGGCCTTGGTAGCGGCGTCCATCCAGCCGAAGTCCGGGGTGCCCTCGGCATCCACGAAGAGCGGGACGACGACCACGACGGCGTCGGACGCGGCGACCGCGGCCGTGGTGTCCGTCGTCGCGGAGAGCAGGCCGGCGCCGACCGTCTCCTTGAGCTTGACGTCGAGGTCGTGCTCGCCGGGGAACGGCTCGGTGGCCGCGTTGACCAGCTCCACGACCTTCTCGTTGACGTCCGCGCCGATGACCTTGTGGCCCTTGGCGGCGAACTGCACGGCGAGCGGAAGCCCGATCTTGCCGAGCGCGACTACACAGATGTTCATCGGGGTTACTTCCTCTTCGACCTGGACAGCGCTCGGCGCAGCCGTGCGCCCACGCCGAGCTTCGGTTCCCACAGGGGAGCAGTGGTGATCACGAGCCGCCCCTTGGTGTTGGGGCTCGCCGCGACCCGGTGGGGAGTGGCGCTCCCCCACCGGCGGGCCAGCGGCATCGGCAGGCCCTCGGTGCGGACGGGGATCTCGTACGTGGCGCCCGCGACGTCGGCGTAGACGCGTACGCCGCGCTTGGCCCGGACGGACCCGACGGGGATGCGGGCGCTCAGCAGGGTCCCCGTGCCGTCCCCGGCGGGCTCCCTGGTGAACTCGCCGACCGCCTTCGGGCGCAGGGCGTCCTTCGGCAGCTTGCGGGCGCCGGGCTTGTCGGCGGTCTTCGGCAGGGCGCCCTGGGCGAGGGCGACGACGGCCGACGAGGTGTCACCGGTGATCCCGAGGCGCAGCTTCAGGGCGAGGGTGAGCTCCCCGCCGTTCTGCTCCCACTCCGCCGACTCCAGCTTCGTACCGTTCGCGAGCCTGCCCGCGACCGATTCCCGCGCCTCGTACCAGTGGTCGTCGAGGCCGACCGCCGGGTCCCGGAAGCCCGGGTAGAGCGCGAAGGCCCGCTTGCCCTCCAGGAGGAAGGGCGGCGCCCCGTGGGCCGTCTCGTCCGCGATGGCGCGGGTGAGTTCGTCGACGGCACCGCGCCGGGCGAGGCCGAAGCGGACCCGTCTCTTCACTCCGGTCGCTTCGCGCAGGCCGTCGGTGAAGTAGGCGTCCAGCAGAGCGGCCAGACCCTCGCAGACCTCCCGCCGCGTTTCGACGGGGAGGACGGGGAAGTCCTCGAGCAGCAGCTTGGACAGCTCCCACTCGAAGTGGCGCTTGAAGACGGCGTCGCGCTGCGGTCCGGCCTCGATGAGCCCGGCCGTGTGGTCCATGATCTTGGCGGTGCACCGGAGCCGGGCCAGGTGGTTCGCCCGGTAGGTGATGTTGCTCGCGTCGCCGCGCTTGACCGCGTAGTAGTACGTGTAGTCGCCCAGCACCGAGATCCTGCGGGCCCGGACGCACGCCTCGATGGTGAAGGGCTGGTCGCTGCCGACCGGCATGTCCTCCGGGAACCGCAGCTGGTGCTTCTCCACCAGTTCACGGCGGAACAGCTTGGTGTTGGCCAGCGTGAACGGCAGACTCGACGCGTACAGGCTGATGTCGGGGGAGGTCTCCGCGTAGAGCTTCTGGTGGACGTAGCGGCCGTTGGTGCCCACCATCTTGCCGACGACGACATCCGAGTCGTGCTCGTCGGCGTAGGAGACCATCCGTTCCAAGGCCTCGTCGCCCAGGTAGTCGTCGGAGCCGATGAAGTACACGAACCGGCCGGTCGCGACCTCCAGGGCACGGTTGCTCGGCGCGGCCGGGCCACCGGAGTTCTCCTGGTGGAGGACCTTGACGACGCCGGGGTAGCGCTCGGCGAACCGGTCGAGTTCGGCACCGCTGTCGTCCGTCGACCCGTCGTCGAC is a genomic window of Streptomyces sp. SID8374 containing:
- a CDS encoding nucleotide sugar dehydrogenase, with the translated sequence MNICVVALGKIGLPLAVQFAAKGHKVIGADVNEKVVELVNAATEPFPGEHDLDVKLKETVGAGLLSATTDTTAAVAASDAVVVVVPLFVDAEGTPDFGWMDAATKAIAAGLKPGTLVSYETTLPVGTTRTRWAPMLAEGSGLTPGEDFHLVFSPERVLTGRVFADLRRYPKLVGGIDEASAAAGVAFYEAVLDFDEREDLPRANGVWDLGTAEASELAKLAETTYRDVNIGLANQFARFADRNDIDIKKVIEACNSQPYSHIHQPGIAVGGHCIPIYPRMYLWNDPEATVVRSAREANAAMPAYAVDLLAAAYGDLDGVGVLVLGAAYRGGVKETAFSGVFGVVQALKARGAVPFVSDPMYTPEELTALGLVPHDSHQAVTAAILQADHAEYRELAAADLPDVRVLVDGRRTTDPAKWAGVRRVVIGG
- a CDS encoding glycosyltransferase — encoded protein: MSATPDVSVVVAVYNTMPYLTECLNSLVRQSIGLDRLEVVAVDDGSTDDSGAELDRFAERYPGVVKVLHQENSGGPAAPSNRALEVATGRFVYFIGSDDYLGDEALERMVSYADEHDSDVVVGKMVGTNGRYVHQKLYAETSPDISLYASSLPFTLANTKLFRRELVEKHQLRFPEDMPVGSDQPFTIEACVRARRISVLGDYTYYYAVKRGDASNITYRANHLARLRCTAKIMDHTAGLIEAGPQRDAVFKRHFEWELSKLLLEDFPVLPVETRREVCEGLAALLDAYFTDGLREATGVKRRVRFGLARRGAVDELTRAIADETAHGAPPFLLEGKRAFALYPGFRDPAVGLDDHWYEARESVAGRLANGTKLESAEWEQNGGELTLALKLRLGITGDTSSAVVALAQGALPKTADKPGARKLPKDALRPKAVGEFTREPAGDGTGTLLSARIPVGSVRAKRGVRVYADVAGATYEIPVRTEGLPMPLARRWGSATPHRVAASPNTKGRLVITTAPLWEPKLGVGARLRRALSRSKRK